The stretch of DNA aggtgttgttttttttttacttatgaaTGCGTGAATTCAGTGCTTGGCTTTAAGTAACATCTCATCTGCTCAAATGTGTTTTGCCTCAACTTGTTGTTTGTTGGAAAAGCGGTTGGATTTATCTAATTATGTTTTTCGTACAATCATTATTGTCGCGGAGTACCGAATTTTTCCATCTGGTaaacttctttaaatttttagcTGAGCTTGCTGGTAAGGGGAAAACAGGATGGTCAAAGTCTTACTTCGATCTTGCTCAAACTGTCCATTCACGGGTGAATAAGTCGGGACCAAAGgttgaaaggaaaagaacaaaTCTATAATCATTCTCTAAATTTACCGTCTTGAGATTCTGCAGCATTGGTTAATTTGATTTGTTGATAATTAAGAGCATTTTTCTGTTACTATGACAACTCAAGGTTCTACCACCGCGCCTTTGTCTTCCTTATTAGCAGCTAATAGGATATCCACGATCTGTGATATCAATCATTAACTAACACTCTTGTCTGTGAACATGCCTAATGTGGGGTCCTTTTTATGTGCTTTGCCTAAGTTGTCAGTAGTATTTGTTCAAGATTTAGTCTGCCATTCTTTTTCAAGTTTGTACGAAGTTCGATTGCCTACTTCTATGTTACCAACCAAAGTGACTATGTGTTTTCTGCACCGCGTTGGACTTTTGCAGCTCCTGAAGTTGTTCCAAGTGGCGTTCGGGTACGAGTTGTCAACCTTCCTAAGAAAAGGAACATCGATAGGGATTTGAAATCAGCTTTCCGAGGAACCCTTGGTCTACTTAACATAATCCCAGCAGTTTCTGGGAACAGAAAAACTAGGGACCCCGTCTGTAAGGGTTTTGCTTTTGTTGATTTCAGGTCAGAGGAGGATGCAagaaggtaattttttttattttttatttttttctgataaaATTAAACAGAACAATGAGAGTTCTTCAGTTACGTGTAAAATGCGACATTATTCACTGCTGAGCATTGCATCTTATTGGCACCGAAACACTTATCTGTTAGTTTGGAATGATCTACATTTTCATACTTGCCTAGAATCTTATTCAAGAAAACAATATGATTTTTCCATGGCAGGTTTGTACAAATATTTTCTAGTCAAAGTATTATGTTTGGTAAAATTGAGAAGCAGATAAAATGTGATATAATGAATCCACGGTCTCCAAGTTCTTCTCATGTTCAATCAACAGCCTTTTCCAATTCTGCTTCCGAGTTGAGAGTTCCTGACTTTGAAGGATACCAAACAGATTCCAACGTGGATGATTCTTCTCTGGATTCAAGGGAGGAGATTACCTCGGATGAATCAGATAACCCAGATAATAAGCTCATAGGAGCAAATGTAGGAGACATCAGAGAGGACCTGAAATCGATCAGTGCAGTGAAGTTAAATGGTGATGATAGTATGGAAGCAAGGACAGATCCTTTAGCTCATTCATTCTCCTCAAAGATAGAGAGAATCCCGGCACCTGAGAAGCAGCTACTTGCTCAAGGGAAACGAGAGAAGGTATCTGAGAAAAAACTACATGTGAAAGCAAAAGGAGAAAAGGCTACTGCGAAAAAGCCagtaggaaaagaaaaaagagaaaaagttccAAAGTTGGCCATTCCAGGGTCCGCGAAGAGGTACTATCCAAATTTCCAGTATTTTGCATTCAGTTGTTGACAGGAT from Juglans microcarpa x Juglans regia isolate MS1-56 chromosome 3S, Jm3101_v1.0, whole genome shotgun sequence encodes:
- the LOC121258143 gene encoding uncharacterized protein LOC121258143 encodes the protein MVSHGVIRPPCNSTPFLALHRTTTTLLSFPTKTQLSLVSNTCSSSSLYSVFCGKHSFIFSLPQPHLYSRVICERRHFGLGGRALSDRGKAGIGLPEMDGFDDVEEDEDEFDDDKVEEEEEDEVLVPFENMRQWLKNKPCGFGDGKMYDTSIEDKLLEEMEQSKQAQATNVMKLKNDPIKPNSMKDAQKNIAPEVVPSGVRVRVVNLPKKRNIDRDLKSAFRGTLGLLNIIPAVSGNRKTRDPVCKGFAFVDFRSEEDARRFVQIFSSQSIMFGKIEKQIKCDIMNPRSPSSSHVQSTAFSNSASELRVPDFEGYQTDSNVDDSSLDSREEITSDESDNPDNKLIGANVGDIREDLKSISAVKLNGDDSMEARTDPLAHSFSSKIERIPAPEKQLLAQGKREKVSEKKLHVKAKGEKATAKKPVGKEKREKVPKLAIPGSAKRLKIKEKAVLTDVFSKYGAQAAFASKEGS